A section of the Rhizobium sp. Pop5 genome encodes:
- a CDS encoding aldehyde dehydrogenase family protein, with translation MTIAVLDLATETAKLLAELGVDAGRYHGGTLSVTSPVTGKEIGKLREHSVSETKAAIEEAHKAFLEWRSVPAPKRGELIRLLGEELRTAKAALGRLVSIEVGKITSEGLGEVQEMIDICDFAVGLSRQLYGLTIATERSEHRMMESWHPLGVVGIISAFNFPVAVWSWNAALAIVCGNSTVWKPSEKTPLTALAVQALFEKALKRFVAEGGTAPANLSTLIIGGRDVGEVLVDHPKIPLVSATGSTAMGRAVGPRLSQRFARAILELGGNNAAIVCPSADLDLTLRGVAFSAMGTAGQRCTTLRRLFVHESVYDQLVPRLQKAYGSVTIGNPLETGTLVGPLIDGQAFEKMQAALGEAKTAGGTVTGGERVGNGLTDAFYVRPALVEMPDQTGPVEHETFAPILYVMKYSDFNAVLALHNAVPQGLSSSIFTNDMREAETFVSARGSDCGIANVNLGPSGAEIGGAFGGEKETGGGRESGSDAWKAYMRRSTNTINYGSTLPLAQGVKFDVE, from the coding sequence ATGACCATCGCCGTCCTCGATCTCGCCACCGAAACCGCCAAGCTGCTTGCCGAGCTCGGCGTCGATGCCGGCCGCTATCACGGCGGCACACTTTCCGTCACTTCGCCTGTTACCGGCAAGGAAATCGGCAAACTCCGGGAACATTCCGTCTCCGAGACGAAGGCGGCGATCGAAGAGGCGCACAAGGCCTTCCTCGAATGGCGTTCCGTTCCGGCCCCGAAGCGCGGCGAACTGATCCGTCTGCTCGGCGAGGAATTACGCACCGCAAAGGCAGCACTCGGCCGCCTCGTCTCGATCGAAGTCGGCAAGATCACCTCCGAGGGACTCGGCGAGGTGCAGGAGATGATCGACATCTGCGATTTCGCCGTCGGCCTTTCCCGCCAGCTCTACGGCCTGACGATCGCCACCGAGCGCTCGGAGCACCGAATGATGGAAAGCTGGCATCCGCTCGGCGTGGTCGGCATCATTTCCGCCTTCAACTTCCCGGTCGCCGTCTGGTCCTGGAATGCGGCGCTCGCGATCGTCTGCGGCAATTCCACCGTCTGGAAGCCCTCGGAAAAGACACCGCTGACGGCGCTTGCCGTGCAGGCGCTGTTCGAGAAGGCGCTGAAGCGTTTCGTTGCCGAGGGCGGCACGGCGCCGGCCAATCTGTCGACGTTGATCATCGGCGGCCGCGATGTCGGCGAAGTGCTGGTCGACCATCCTAAGATCCCGCTCGTTTCCGCTACGGGCTCGACGGCCATGGGCCGCGCGGTCGGCCCGCGCCTGTCGCAGCGTTTTGCCCGCGCCATTCTCGAACTCGGCGGCAACAATGCCGCGATCGTCTGCCCGAGCGCCGATCTCGACCTGACGCTGCGCGGCGTCGCCTTCTCCGCCATGGGCACGGCCGGCCAGCGCTGCACGACGCTGCGCCGTCTCTTCGTGCATGAAAGCGTCTATGACCAGCTGGTGCCGCGCCTGCAGAAGGCCTACGGCTCCGTCACCATCGGCAACCCGCTCGAAACCGGCACGCTTGTGGGACCGCTGATCGACGGTCAGGCTTTCGAGAAGATGCAGGCGGCGCTCGGCGAGGCGAAAACGGCCGGCGGCACGGTGACAGGCGGCGAGCGCGTCGGCAATGGTTTGACGGATGCTTTCTACGTTCGCCCCGCGCTCGTCGAAATGCCTGATCAGACCGGTCCGGTCGAGCACGAGACCTTCGCGCCGATCCTTTATGTGATGAAATACAGCGATTTCAATGCGGTGCTCGCCTTGCACAATGCCGTGCCGCAGGGACTGTCGTCGTCGATCTTCACCAACGATATGCGTGAGGCTGAGACCTTCGTCTCGGCCCGCGGCTCGGATTGCGGCATCGCCAACGTCAACCTCGGTCCCTCGGGCGCCGAGATCGGCGGCGCCTTCGGCGGCGAGAAGGAGACGGGCGGCGGCCGTGAATCCGGATCTGATGCCTGGAAGGCCTATATGCGCCGCTCCACCAACACGATCAATTACGGCAGCACCCTGCCGCTCGCGCAGGGCGTCAAGTTCGACGTGGAATAG
- a CDS encoding FAD-binding oxidoreductase has product MLNDPRSHGLWEKTAAEPPATSPLKGAVSADVVIVGGGYTGLSAGLHLAEAGSKVVLLEAKEIGFGGSGRNVGLINAGMWVMPNDLPGVLGSVHGERLLDLLGNAPKLVMELIDRHAIACELERNGTLHCAVGPDGLKEIEQRVAQWTARGAPVRLLDAAETAKRIGSDAYAGSLLDMRAGTLQPLAYVRGLAHAAVKAGTAIHTSSPVTATERNGSRWRVKTESGEVSADWIIVATDAYSTGPFEQVRNEQIYLPYFNFATVPLGHNLRQSILPGREGVWDTKDILSSFRMDQAGRLVFGSVGALRNTGLAVHKGWAKRALKRLFPVIGDVEFECEWYGQIGMTDNALPRFHKFAQNVIGFSGYNGRGIAPGTVFGRTLADHILGRLLEADLPLPLTAPTEPSFRALKEIWYEAGAQVAHFADARF; this is encoded by the coding sequence ATGCTGAATGATCCGCGCTCCCACGGCCTCTGGGAAAAGACCGCAGCCGAACCGCCGGCAACCTCGCCCCTCAAAGGCGCGGTATCGGCCGACGTCGTCATCGTCGGCGGCGGTTACACTGGCCTGTCTGCCGGCCTGCATCTTGCCGAAGCCGGGTCGAAGGTGGTGCTGCTGGAGGCAAAGGAGATCGGCTTCGGCGGCTCGGGGCGCAATGTCGGCCTGATCAATGCCGGCATGTGGGTGATGCCAAACGACCTGCCCGGCGTGCTCGGCTCAGTGCATGGCGAGCGCCTGCTCGATTTGCTCGGCAATGCCCCGAAGCTCGTCATGGAGCTGATCGATAGGCATGCGATTGCATGCGAACTCGAGCGGAACGGCACGCTCCATTGTGCCGTCGGTCCCGACGGGCTGAAGGAGATCGAGCAGCGTGTGGCGCAATGGACGGCGCGCGGCGCGCCCGTGAGACTGCTCGACGCGGCGGAGACCGCCAAGCGCATCGGCAGCGATGCCTATGCCGGCTCGCTGCTCGACATGCGCGCCGGAACACTGCAGCCGCTTGCCTATGTGCGCGGCCTTGCTCATGCCGCCGTCAAGGCTGGCACTGCCATTCATACGTCGAGCCCCGTTACCGCGACGGAGCGCAACGGCAGCCGCTGGAGAGTGAAGACCGAAAGCGGTGAAGTCAGCGCCGACTGGATCATCGTTGCGACGGATGCCTACAGCACCGGCCCCTTCGAGCAGGTGCGCAACGAGCAGATCTATCTGCCCTATTTCAATTTCGCCACCGTGCCGCTCGGCCACAATCTGCGGCAGTCGATCCTGCCCGGGCGGGAGGGCGTATGGGATACGAAGGACATCCTCTCCTCCTTCCGCATGGACCAGGCCGGCCGTCTCGTTTTCGGCAGCGTCGGGGCGCTGCGCAATACCGGACTTGCCGTGCACAAGGGCTGGGCCAAGCGCGCGCTGAAGCGGCTTTTCCCCGTCATCGGCGATGTCGAATTCGAATGCGAATGGTATGGCCAGATCGGCATGACCGACAATGCGCTGCCGCGCTTCCATAAATTCGCGCAAAATGTCATCGGCTTTTCCGGTTACAATGGCCGCGGCATTGCACCCGGCACGGTCTTCGGCCGGACGCTGGCGGACCATATTCTCGGCCGGCTTTTGGAAGCCGATCTGCCGCTGCCGTTGACGGCGCCCACTGAGCCGAGCTTCCGGGCGCTCAAGGAAATATGGTACGAAGCCGGCGCTCAAGTCGCCCACTTCGCCGACGCCCGCTTCTGA
- a CDS encoding LysR family transcriptional regulator: protein MTMSTSRRFLPSISHLAAFEAVARTGSVTAAARELDLTQSAVSRQVSALEEQLGVELFLRERQTMRLTLAGDSYAREIREALRRISSASLNLRANPHGGTLNLAILPTFGTRWLAPRLGRFLAANPGVTINLVTRLSPFDFRLDSIDAAIHFGHPHWPGAELAFLMSERTVPACSPDFLERYAISEPEDLLTVPLLHLTTRPDAWEQWFASNGVAFESVHGMLFDQFATAAQAAIAGLGVALLPTFLMQEDLGRGDLVAAIDREMESRERYYLAFPPERADYAPLAAFRDWIVAEAAANPTA from the coding sequence ATGACCATGAGCACGTCAAGGCGCTTCTTGCCATCGATTTCGCATCTCGCCGCCTTCGAGGCGGTTGCCCGCACCGGCAGCGTCACCGCGGCGGCGCGCGAACTCGACCTGACACAGAGCGCCGTCAGCCGGCAGGTAAGCGCGCTGGAAGAACAACTGGGCGTCGAACTCTTCCTGCGCGAACGCCAGACCATGCGGCTGACGCTCGCCGGCGACAGCTATGCCCGCGAGATCCGCGAGGCGCTGCGGCGCATATCGAGCGCCTCCTTGAACCTGCGCGCCAATCCGCATGGCGGAACGCTCAATCTCGCCATCCTGCCGACCTTCGGCACCCGCTGGCTGGCACCGCGCCTCGGCCGCTTCCTCGCCGCCAATCCCGGTGTCACCATCAATCTCGTAACCCGGCTCTCGCCCTTCGATTTCCGCCTTGATTCGATCGACGCCGCCATCCATTTCGGCCATCCGCACTGGCCAGGCGCCGAACTCGCTTTTCTCATGTCGGAGCGCACGGTGCCGGCCTGCAGCCCCGATTTTCTCGAGCGATACGCGATCTCGGAACCGGAAGATCTGCTCACTGTTCCGCTTCTGCACCTGACGACGCGCCCTGATGCCTGGGAGCAATGGTTCGCCAGCAACGGCGTTGCCTTCGAAAGCGTGCACGGCATGCTCTTCGACCAGTTCGCCACGGCCGCCCAAGCCGCGATCGCCGGGCTCGGCGTCGCGCTGCTGCCGACATTCCTGATGCAGGAAGACCTCGGGCGCGGCGATCTCGTCGCCGCCATCGATCGGGAAATGGAAAGCCGCGAGCGTTATTACCTCGCCTTTCCGCCCGAACGCGCCGACTACGCGCCGCTCGCCGCCTTTCGCGACTGGATCGTCGCGGAAGCGGCGGCCAACCCAACTGCGTGA
- a CDS encoding Lrp/AsnC ligand binding domain-containing protein, with translation MKPIFVQLQCAPGKTYEVADAIYQTELVSELYSTSGDYDLLMKVYIEEGQDIGKFINDNIANIPGIVRSLTTLTFKAF, from the coding sequence ATGAAGCCGATCTTCGTCCAGCTCCAATGCGCACCCGGCAAGACCTATGAGGTCGCCGACGCCATCTACCAGACCGAACTGGTCTCGGAGCTCTATTCCACAAGCGGCGACTACGACCTGCTCATGAAGGTCTACATCGAGGAAGGCCAGGATATCGGCAAGTTCATCAACGACAACATCGCCAATATCCCGGGTATCGTCCGCTCGCTGACGACGCTGACTTTCAAGGCGTTCTAA
- a CDS encoding VOC family protein — protein MPQALVSTDHIRWLFTEAMSQMYRAEVPQYGTLIELVAEVNAGCLEKDPELRERLASAGELERIDVERHGAIRLGTAEELFTIRRLFAVMGMQAVGYYDLSVAGVPVHSTCFRPIDEAALNVNPFRVFTSLLRLELIEDEGLRAEAQTILAARHIYTPRAIALIERHEQNGGLTEAEAAEFVAEALETFRWHGEATVSAETYQRLHDAHRLIADVVSFKGPHINHLTPRTLDIDAVQARMPERGITPKAVIEGPPRRNCDILLRQTSFKALEEAIAFSGEEGAARGTHTARFGEIEQRGVALTAKGRALYDRLLASARGEVQVGAGGAKAGAYDQELAERFKALPDNWEELRRQELAFFRYSATPAGLAAAVGGVLPRDPEALIARGYLAFAPLVYEDFLPVSAAGIFQSNLGTDQQQNYATRSNRDAFEAALGAAVEDELALYAERQAASLDAAIEALGLAGLQLKTVA, from the coding sequence ATGCCGCAAGCCCTCGTTTCCACCGATCACATCCGCTGGCTCTTTACTGAAGCAATGTCGCAGATGTACCGGGCGGAGGTGCCGCAATACGGCACGCTGATCGAGCTGGTGGCGGAGGTGAATGCCGGCTGCCTCGAAAAGGACCCAGAGCTGCGCGAGCGCCTGGCCAGCGCCGGCGAGCTGGAACGGATCGACGTCGAACGCCACGGCGCCATCCGGCTCGGCACGGCAGAGGAACTTTTCACCATCCGGCGGCTCTTCGCCGTGATGGGCATGCAGGCGGTCGGCTATTACGATCTGTCAGTCGCCGGCGTGCCCGTTCATTCCACCTGTTTCCGGCCGATCGATGAAGCGGCCCTCAACGTCAATCCGTTCCGGGTCTTCACCTCGCTGCTGCGGCTGGAGCTGATCGAGGATGAAGGGCTGCGTGCCGAGGCGCAAACCATTCTGGCAGCGCGCCACATCTATACGCCGCGCGCCATCGCGCTGATCGAGCGTCATGAGCAGAATGGCGGCCTGACGGAGGCGGAAGCGGCAGAATTCGTCGCCGAGGCGCTTGAAACCTTCCGCTGGCACGGCGAGGCGACGGTCAGCGCCGAAACCTACCAGCGCCTGCATGACGCGCATCGCCTGATCGCCGACGTCGTCAGCTTCAAGGGACCCCATATCAACCATCTGACGCCGCGCACGCTCGATATCGACGCGGTCCAGGCCCGCATGCCGGAACGCGGCATCACGCCGAAGGCGGTCATCGAAGGGCCGCCGCGCCGTAACTGCGATATCCTGCTGCGGCAGACGAGCTTCAAGGCGCTGGAAGAGGCGATCGCCTTCTCTGGTGAAGAGGGTGCGGCCAGAGGAACGCACACCGCCCGCTTCGGCGAGATCGAGCAGCGCGGCGTGGCGCTGACGGCGAAGGGGCGGGCGCTCTACGACCGGCTGCTGGCTTCGGCTCGCGGCGAGGTGCAGGTCGGCGCCGGCGGCGCCAAGGCCGGCGCCTACGACCAGGAACTCGCCGAGCGCTTCAAAGCGCTGCCGGACAACTGGGAAGAACTGCGCAGGCAGGAGCTTGCCTTCTTCCGCTACAGCGCGACGCCTGCGGGTCTTGCCGCCGCGGTCGGCGGCGTGCTGCCACGCGATCCGGAGGCGCTGATTGCCAGGGGCTATCTTGCCTTCGCGCCTCTTGTCTACGAAGATTTCCTGCCGGTCAGCGCGGCTGGCATCTTCCAGTCGAACCTCGGCACCGACCAGCAGCAGAACTATGCGACGCGCTCGAACCGCGATGCCTTCGAGGCAGCACTCGGCGCTGCCGTTGAGGACGAACTGGCGCTCTACGCCGAACGTCAGGCCGCCTCGTTGGATGCGGCGATCGAAGCGCTCGGTCTTGCGGGGCTGCAGCTGAAGACCGTTGCTTGA